One Beggiatoa leptomitoformis DNA segment encodes these proteins:
- the ahcY gene encoding adenosylhomocysteinase, translating to MSTQPIINLMPDYKVADIGLAAWGHKEIAIAETEMPGLMSVRAEYAVQKPLKGARIAGCLHMTIQTAVLIETLVELGAEVRWSSCNIFSTQDQAAAAIADQGIPVFAWKGETEAEYDWCVEQTIFGPNGWLPNMILDDGGDLTKIMHEKYPDLLQNIKGITEETTTGVHRLYEMVKQDKLKVPAINVNDSVTKSKFDNLYGCRESLIDGIKRATDVMIAGKICVVLGYGDVGKGCAQAFRGLGGTVWVTEIDPICALQAAMEGYRIVTMDDAAALGDIFVTTTGNVHVITHAHMLNMKNQAIVCNIGHFDSEIDIAGLQKYQWEEIKPQVDHVIFPNGKRIIVLAKGRLVNLGCATGHPSFVMSNSFTNQVLAQIELWNHHDNYENKVYVLPKHLDEKVARLHLGRLGAKLTELSAEQAAYISVPVTGPYKPDHYRY from the coding sequence ATGAGTACACAACCCATTATTAACTTAATGCCCGATTATAAAGTCGCTGATATTGGTTTAGCCGCATGGGGACACAAGGAAATCGCCATTGCAGAAACCGAAATGCCGGGATTAATGTCTGTTCGTGCGGAGTATGCCGTACAAAAACCCTTGAAAGGCGCACGGATTGCGGGTTGCTTACACATGACCATTCAAACCGCCGTGTTAATTGAAACACTGGTGGAATTAGGGGCAGAAGTTCGTTGGTCATCTTGCAATATTTTCTCAACCCAAGACCAAGCGGCTGCCGCGATTGCTGACCAAGGCATTCCCGTTTTTGCATGGAAAGGCGAAACTGAAGCCGAATATGATTGGTGTGTAGAACAAACTATTTTTGGCCCAAATGGTTGGTTACCCAATATGATTTTAGATGATGGCGGCGACCTCACCAAAATCATGCACGAAAAATATCCCGACTTGTTACAAAATATCAAAGGGATTACTGAAGAAACCACGACAGGCGTGCATCGCTTGTATGAAATGGTTAAGCAAGACAAATTAAAAGTACCAGCCATTAATGTTAATGATTCTGTAACTAAATCCAAATTCGACAACTTATATGGTTGTCGTGAATCCTTAATTGATGGTATCAAACGCGCAACGGATGTCATGATTGCGGGCAAAATCTGCGTTGTCTTGGGATATGGCGATGTGGGTAAAGGATGCGCTCAAGCCTTCCGTGGTTTAGGCGGTACGGTATGGGTTACAGAAATTGACCCAATTTGTGCGTTACAAGCTGCGATGGAAGGCTATCGTATTGTCACGATGGATGATGCGGCGGCATTAGGCGATATATTTGTTACCACCACAGGTAACGTCCATGTCATTACCCACGCGCACATGCTAAATATGAAGAATCAGGCAATTGTCTGCAATATTGGACACTTTGATTCTGAAATTGACATTGCAGGTTTACAAAAGTATCAATGGGAAGAAATCAAACCCCAAGTTGACCACGTTATATTCCCCAACGGCAAACGCATTATTGTTTTAGCCAAAGGGCGTTTAGTCAATTTAGGTTGTGCGACAGGTCATCCTAGCTTTGTTATGTCAAACTCATTTACTAACCAAGTGTTAGCTCAAATTGAGTTATGGAATCACCACGACAATTATGAAAACAAAGTCTATGTGTTGCCAAAACATTTAGATGAAAAAGTTGCTCGCTTGCACTTAGGCCGTTTAGGCGCGAAATTGACTGAACTTAGCGCGGAGCAAGCCGCTTATATCAGCGTTCCTGTAACAGGCCCTTATAAACCTGACCATTATCGTTATTAA
- the yihA gene encoding ribosome biogenesis GTP-binding protein YihA/YsxC, with product MNFYHQAKYTISVHNLSQLPSDTGREVAFAGRSNAGKSSAINAITQQKSLARTSKTPGRTQQIIFFELDEKRRLIDLPGYGYAKVSITIKQHWQNTLERYLQTRDSLRGLILLMDIRHPLTDFDKNMLLWCQHSAMPVHILLTKADKLSFGASKSALLQVKAQLTQFKTESSEISIQLFSSLKLTGLEEARSVLDGWLGVGEELEGVVK from the coding sequence ATGAACTTCTATCATCAAGCTAAATACACCATCAGCGTACATAATCTTTCTCAATTACCCAGCGACACAGGGCGCGAGGTTGCTTTTGCAGGACGCTCAAATGCAGGAAAATCCAGTGCGATTAATGCCATTACGCAACAAAAATCGCTAGCACGTACCAGTAAAACACCGGGACGCACACAACAAATTATCTTTTTTGAACTAGACGAAAAACGTCGTTTGATTGATTTACCGGGCTATGGCTATGCAAAAGTATCCATTACGATTAAACAACATTGGCAAAATACGCTAGAACGTTATTTACAAACCCGCGATAGTTTACGGGGCTTAATTTTATTAATGGACATTCGCCACCCGCTGACTGATTTTGACAAAAACATGCTGTTATGGTGTCAGCACTCCGCAATGCCTGTACATATTTTGCTAACGAAAGCCGATAAACTTAGTTTTGGTGCATCAAAATCCGCACTGTTACAAGTGAAAGCACAACTAACCCAATTTAAAACAGAATCATCAGAAATTAGCATACAGCTATTTTCATCTTTAAAACTAACGGGTTTAGAAGAAGCAAGAAGCGTATTAGACGGGTGGTTAGGCGTTGGTGAGGAACTAGAGGGTGTCGTCAAATAG
- the metK gene encoding methionine adenosyltransferase, with amino-acid sequence MSEAVLFTSESVSEGHPDKIADQISDAVLDALLAQDTKARVACETLVKTGMVVVAGEITTNTWVDVEAIVRQTIKEVGYNSSEMGFDWESCAVLSAIGKQSVDIAVGVNETENHEQGAGDQGLMFGYASNETDVLMPAPITYAHRLVKRQSELRKNGTLPWLRPDAKSQVTFRYVDGKPVGIDAVVLSTQHSPDISNKSLQEAIMDDVIKHVLPAEWLDKNTRYYINPTGRFVIGGPMGDCGLTGRKIIVDTYGGMARHGGGAFSGKDPSKVDRSAAYACRYVAKNIVAAGLAQRCEVQVSYAIGVAEPTSVLVETFGTGVIDNTKLIRLIREHFDLRPRGLIAMLNLLRPIYGKTASYGHFGREDADFTWEQTDKAEILREDAGIN; translated from the coding sequence ATGTCTGAAGCTGTGCTTTTCACCTCTGAGTCTGTTTCCGAAGGACATCCCGATAAAATTGCCGACCAAATTTCTGATGCCGTGTTAGACGCACTGTTGGCACAAGATACAAAGGCACGGGTTGCTTGTGAAACACTCGTTAAAACAGGGATGGTCGTAGTTGCAGGCGAAATTACCACCAATACATGGGTTGATGTTGAAGCAATTGTCCGCCAAACCATTAAAGAAGTGGGCTATAACAGCTCCGAAATGGGGTTTGATTGGGAATCTTGTGCGGTATTGTCCGCGATTGGCAAACAATCTGTAGATATTGCCGTTGGTGTTAATGAAACCGAAAACCATGAACAAGGTGCGGGTGACCAAGGTTTAATGTTTGGTTATGCTAGCAATGAAACCGATGTATTAATGCCCGCGCCCATCACTTACGCGCACCGTTTAGTCAAACGTCAATCAGAATTACGCAAAAATGGCACATTGCCATGGTTACGCCCCGACGCAAAAAGCCAAGTCACTTTCCGTTATGTTGATGGTAAACCCGTTGGTATTGATGCAGTTGTGCTTTCCACCCAACACAGTCCTGATATTAGCAATAAATCTTTACAAGAAGCCATCATGGATGACGTGATTAAACACGTCTTACCCGCCGAATGGTTAGATAAAAATACCCGTTATTACATCAATCCAACAGGTCGTTTTGTTATCGGCGGCCCAATGGGTGATTGCGGTTTAACAGGACGGAAAATCATTGTTGATACCTACGGCGGTATGGCAAGACATGGTGGCGGTGCATTTTCTGGTAAAGACCCCTCCAAAGTTGACCGCTCTGCTGCGTATGCCTGCCGTTATGTCGCTAAAAACATCGTAGCAGCGGGTTTAGCCCAACGTTGTGAAGTGCAAGTCTCCTACGCCATTGGTGTTGCTGAACCAACATCCGTATTGGTAGAAACTTTTGGAACAGGCGTTATTGATAACACCAAGTTAATCCGTTTAATCCGTGAGCATTTTGACTTACGTCCACGCGGTTTAATTGCAATGTTAAATCTGCTCCGTCCTATTTATGGCAAAACGGCAAGTTATGGGCATTTTGGACGTGAAGATGCTGACTTTACATGGGAACAAACTGATAAAGCAGAAATTTTACGCGAAGACGCTGGCATTAACTAA
- a CDS encoding FMN-binding negative transcriptional regulator has translation MYIPKQFEINDVAVMQQLMRDYPLATLISRTAEFINANHIPLMLLSEPPPLGCLQGHIARANPLLQQLLDNPEVLVIFQGAQSYISPSWHPSKQEKHQVVPTWNYTAVHAYGCVRVKDDSQWLKNHLAAMTTQHETAFPNPWKLADAPLEYLAKMLNAIVGIEIHLTKLQGKWKVSQNRTPEDQQGVIEGLQEVGNQEMAALVKQFGVTQF, from the coding sequence ATGTACATACCTAAACAGTTTGAAATCAACGATGTGGCTGTGATGCAGCAATTAATGCGTGATTATCCACTGGCGACGCTTATTTCTCGAACGGCGGAATTTATCAATGCTAATCATATTCCTTTGATGTTGTTATCCGAACCGCCACCATTGGGTTGTTTGCAAGGACATATTGCACGTGCAAATCCCCTGTTACAACAACTGCTGGATAATCCTGAAGTATTGGTGATTTTCCAAGGGGCGCAAAGCTATATCTCGCCCTCGTGGCATCCCAGCAAACAGGAAAAACATCAAGTCGTACCCACTTGGAATTATACAGCAGTTCATGCTTATGGCTGTGTGCGCGTGAAGGATGATTCTCAGTGGTTAAAAAACCATTTGGCAGCAATGACAACGCAACATGAAACAGCCTTTCCCAATCCTTGGAAATTGGCGGACGCGCCTCTGGAATATTTAGCAAAAATGCTGAATGCAATTGTCGGGATTGAAATTCATCTCACGAAATTACAGGGTAAGTGGAAAGTTAGCCAGAATCGGACACCTGAAGACCAGCAAGGGGTGATTGAGGGTTTACAAGAGGTTGGCAATCAGGAAATGGCGGCATTGGTGAAACAATTCGGAGTGACTCAATTTTAA
- the recB gene encoding exodeoxyribonuclease V subunit beta, whose translation MSQAYTKLDPLTVPLVATNLIEASAGTGKTHTITILFLRLLLEKKLTINQILVVTFTEAATKELRDRIRKRIRNTLTLFQKKQAGEPIDSEETIDSLLNTCQPHLTEAIERLRHALRGFDEAAIFTIHSFCRQTLRDNAFESGMLFDTELLTDQRLLIQEIVEDFWRQHFYTANHLFISYLQKEKYKEPRDLLNTIGHGRYIGQTHLHITPELSPDIDLHKIEATYLKAFNAAKKSWEKYQVDIQTLLVKSEGLNGTQYKTISIPNWCEQLSVFFSYSKPALEFPEKFTKFTNTELKKGTKKNGVTPQHEFFDKADNLQTAYEAIRQQYKNYLLTLKTKLFTVVEDKLGKKKRLKNVQSFDDLLTNLANALDSETGNTLANRIRHQFPAALIDEFQDTDPTQYSIFSSIYNKLDNILFLIGDPKQAIYGFRGADIFAYIKAAQQVKNRYTLQVNWRSTASLVTAINALFTQTPNPFIFDQIGFTAVDASPKLADKPLLIDNEPAVPLHIWLARPEPQPEEAVKTASKSPKSKQENDDNEAKKAKSIPKEWANTHIPKAVGAEIVQLLSKAQRGEATIASRPIQAGDIAILVRTNHQAQQMQKQLSQLGLQSVLYSQESIFKAQEAIEIERILLAITEPNREDLIKAALTTDLFGLSGDSLYILLNTERDWQKRLKSFFSYHLQWQTQGFIQMFRQLLIAENIPQRLLAYPDGERRLTNVLHLAEVLQKAVMQEKLGLTGLCNWLTKQREQAEEGEINNEQQLRLESDERLIKIVTIHKSKGLEYPIVFCPYAWEGILRNEKAAQFLFHDPATLTQRILDLGSTEQEKNREYASREELAENLRLFYVAVTRAAYRCYLVWGAINDADTAPLAHLLYRDLTQVDKEKDKNWLFALTHEALLSPLAQLAEKAPAYIQVSEMKLDIVKPYQRAIDVELVLQARQFHGQCDDGWRVSSYSGLLKTKGDTERPDYDDAINDKTLEIKTPSRELAGVFTFPKGAKAGRFLHHLLENTDFTEINLEEIQRLLILYGFSAEKYTVLVQQWLLAILHTPLEVNQPDFILANISREQRLNELEFYYPVHHLTVEGLRQLFTEHGQTFPAVFLESVENLTFTPQQGFMKGSIDMIFQTAGRFYLVDYKSNLLGVKTDAYHHSKLPAAMEGEAYYLQYILYLVALHRYLQNRLPDYHYETHIGGVYYLFLRGMNPNTGANYGVFRDKPSVAFIEQLSQYCWQGNG comes from the coding sequence ATGTCCCAAGCCTATACAAAACTAGACCCGCTAACTGTGCCACTGGTCGCGACGAATTTAATAGAAGCCAGTGCAGGCACAGGCAAAACGCACACGATTACTATTTTATTTCTACGCTTATTACTAGAAAAAAAACTCACTATTAATCAAATTCTTGTCGTTACTTTTACAGAAGCCGCTACTAAAGAGTTGCGTGACCGCATTCGTAAACGCATCCGCAATACGTTAACACTATTTCAAAAAAAGCAGGCAGGCGAACCAATAGACAGCGAAGAAACTATTGATAGTTTATTGAATACCTGTCAGCCACATTTAACCGAAGCCATAGAACGACTACGCCACGCGCTGCGTGGTTTTGATGAAGCGGCGATTTTTACAATACATAGTTTTTGTCGACAAACATTGCGCGATAATGCCTTTGAAAGCGGAATGTTATTTGACACAGAATTATTAACTGACCAGCGTTTATTGATTCAAGAAATTGTTGAAGACTTCTGGCGGCAACATTTTTACACAGCTAACCATTTATTTATTAGCTACTTACAAAAAGAAAAGTATAAAGAACCGCGTGATTTATTAAACACCATCGGACACGGACGATATATTGGACAAACCCATTTACATATCACGCCAGAACTTTCCCCAGACATAGATTTGCACAAAATCGAAGCGACATATTTAAAAGCCTTTAATGCGGCTAAAAAAAGTTGGGAAAAATATCAGGTAGATATTCAAACCCTGTTGGTAAAGAGCGAAGGGCTTAATGGTACTCAATATAAGACAATATCTATTCCTAACTGGTGCGAACAACTTTCCGTATTTTTTAGTTACAGCAAACCCGCATTAGAATTTCCTGAGAAATTTACCAAATTCACCAATACGGAATTAAAAAAAGGCACAAAGAAGAATGGTGTTACGCCGCAACACGAATTTTTCGACAAAGCGGACAACTTACAAACGGCTTACGAAGCGATTCGGCAACAGTATAAAAATTACCTACTCACGCTAAAAACAAAATTATTCACTGTCGTAGAAGACAAACTCGGCAAGAAAAAACGCTTAAAAAATGTTCAATCTTTTGACGATTTACTCACCAATCTAGCCAACGCCTTAGACAGTGAAACGGGCAACACGTTAGCAAATCGTATTCGCCACCAATTTCCCGCCGCATTAATCGACGAATTTCAAGATACCGACCCGACACAATATAGTATTTTTAGCAGTATTTATAATAAATTAGATAATATTTTATTTCTAATTGGAGACCCAAAACAAGCCATTTATGGTTTTCGGGGTGCAGATATTTTTGCGTATATTAAGGCGGCTCAACAGGTTAAAAATCGTTATACCCTACAAGTAAATTGGCGTTCTACCGCTTCTCTAGTCACAGCAATCAATGCCTTATTCACTCAAACACCAAACCCTTTTATTTTTGACCAAATTGGGTTTACTGCGGTAGATGCCTCACCAAAGCTAGCCGATAAACCGTTGTTAATTGACAATGAACCCGCTGTTCCCCTGCATATTTGGCTTGCGCGCCCCGAACCACAACCTGAAGAAGCTGTCAAAACCGCTAGTAAATCGCCGAAAAGTAAGCAAGAAAATGACGATAACGAGGCTAAAAAAGCTAAATCTATTCCTAAAGAATGGGCAAATACGCATATTCCTAAAGCGGTTGGCGCGGAAATCGTACAATTATTAAGCAAAGCCCAACGTGGCGAGGCAACGATTGCAAGTCGTCCAATACAAGCGGGAGACATCGCAATTTTAGTGCGCACGAATCATCAAGCCCAACAAATGCAAAAACAGTTAAGTCAATTAGGCTTGCAAAGTGTCTTGTACAGTCAGGAAAGTATTTTTAAAGCCCAAGAAGCCATAGAAATAGAACGTATTTTATTGGCAATCACTGAGCCTAATCGTGAAGATTTGATTAAAGCCGCTTTAACCACTGATTTATTTGGTTTATCAGGGGATAGCCTTTATATATTGCTCAACACAGAGCGCGACTGGCAAAAACGCTTAAAAAGTTTTTTTTCCTATCATTTACAGTGGCAAACACAAGGATTTATCCAAATGTTTCGCCAGTTACTGATAGCTGAAAATATCCCGCAACGTTTACTCGCTTATCCTGACGGAGAACGCCGTTTAACCAATGTGTTACATCTGGCTGAAGTGTTGCAAAAAGCCGTGATGCAGGAAAAGTTAGGGTTAACAGGATTATGTAATTGGTTGACAAAACAGAGAGAGCAGGCGGAAGAGGGCGAAATTAACAATGAACAACAATTGCGTTTAGAAAGTGATGAACGCTTGATAAAAATTGTTACCATTCATAAAAGTAAGGGGCTTGAATATCCTATTGTTTTTTGTCCTTATGCGTGGGAAGGAATATTACGTAATGAAAAAGCCGCGCAATTTTTATTTCATGACCCCGCAACGCTAACCCAACGAATTTTAGATTTAGGCTCAACCGAGCAAGAAAAAAACCGCGAATATGCCAGCCGTGAGGAACTCGCGGAAAATTTACGCTTGTTTTATGTTGCTGTAACACGCGCTGCGTATCGTTGTTACCTCGTTTGGGGTGCAATTAATGACGCAGACACCGCACCACTCGCCCATTTACTGTATCGTGATTTAACCCAAGTTGATAAGGAAAAAGATAAAAATTGGTTATTTGCATTGACACATGAGGCATTATTGTCGCCACTGGCGCAATTGGCAGAAAAAGCACCCGCGTATATTCAAGTTTCTGAGATGAAATTAGATATTGTTAAACCGTACCAACGGGCGATTGATGTGGAATTGGTTTTACAAGCGCGACAATTTCATGGGCAATGTGATGATGGTTGGCGAGTTTCTAGCTATTCAGGTTTATTAAAAACCAAAGGTGATACAGAACGTCCTGATTATGATGACGCGATTAATGATAAAACGCTGGAGATTAAAACGCCGAGTCGAGAATTAGCGGGTGTCTTTACTTTTCCTAAAGGGGCGAAAGCAGGGCGGTTTTTACACCATTTATTAGAAAATACCGATTTTACTGAAATTAATCTTGAAGAAATTCAGCGGTTATTAATTCTTTATGGTTTTTCTGCGGAAAAATATACCGTACTCGTTCAACAATGGCTATTAGCGATTTTGCACACACCTTTAGAAGTCAATCAGCCCGATTTCATCTTAGCAAATATCAGCCGTGAACAACGCTTGAATGAGCTAGAATTTTACTACCCTGTACACCATTTAACGGTTGAAGGATTGCGTCAACTGTTTACAGAACATGGACAAACCTTTCCCGCTGTTTTTTTAGAATCTGTGGAAAACCTAACATTTACCCCGCAACAGGGTTTTATGAAAGGTTCTATTGACATGATTTTTCAAACGGCAGGGCGGTTTTATCTAGTTGATTATAAATCTAACTTACTCGGGGTTAAAACGGACGCATATCATCACAGTAAACTACCCGCCGCGATGGAGGGCGAAGCGTATTATTTACAATATATTCTCTACTTAGTTGCACTACACCGTTATTTGCAAAACCGTTTACCTGATTACCATTATGAAACACATATTGGTGGGGTTTATTATTTATTTTTACGCGGTATGAACCCCAATACAGGGGCTAATTATGGCGTTTTTCGTGATAAACCTAGCGTCGCTTTTATCGAACAACTTTCCCAATACTGTTGGCAGGGAAATGGATAA
- a CDS encoding dynamin family protein, translating to MTDIYVEERLKKLESHLAEENDVLSDIVQIFRELDHVGYELGLLNETESYANHVSWWPMISILGTFSAGKSSFINAYLGQTLQRTGNHAVDDKFTVLCFSGENASTTLPGIALDADPRFPFYQISKEIQDVLAQDGRRIDAYLQLKTCPSEKVRGKILIDSPGFDADGQRTSTLKITKHIINLSDLVLVFFDARHPEPGAMQDTLRHLVTDTINRPDSNKFLYVLNQIDVTAREDNPEEVVAAWQRALAQSGLTAGRFYRIYNPEAAIPIENPTVKQRFESKRDEDMAEINNRMEQVGIERTYRIISMLEQTAKDIENTLIPQLRHWIKHWRSTTLRIDFWVMAILAILITIAYATTQPDLSLLQGLSTWIWTGIFSTGFILFLLFHLKVSRWIASRTLKKIETSLPDDRIREALLKGFNKNICHFRLTNEPYHWSMGLQKKLAKVLGATNSYVQKLNDRFTNPSGRTKT from the coding sequence ATGACTGATATATATGTTGAAGAAAGACTTAAAAAACTAGAGTCACATCTTGCTGAAGAAAATGATGTATTAAGCGATATCGTACAAATTTTTCGAGAACTTGACCACGTTGGTTATGAACTCGGTTTATTAAACGAAACAGAATCCTACGCCAACCACGTATCATGGTGGCCTATGATTTCCATTTTAGGCACATTCTCAGCGGGTAAATCCTCTTTTATCAATGCTTATCTGGGACAAACCTTACAACGTACAGGTAATCACGCAGTTGATGATAAATTTACCGTGCTTTGTTTTAGCGGCGAAAATGCCTCCACTACCTTACCCGGTATTGCCTTAGATGCCGACCCGCGTTTTCCGTTCTATCAAATCAGCAAAGAAATTCAAGATGTTCTTGCCCAAGATGGACGGCGCATTGATGCCTATTTACAACTAAAAACATGCCCTAGCGAAAAAGTACGCGGGAAAATTTTAATCGACTCCCCCGGATTTGATGCCGATGGTCAACGCACATCCACACTAAAAATAACGAAACACATCATTAATCTATCTGACTTAGTGTTAGTATTTTTCGATGCCCGTCATCCAGAACCCGGTGCAATGCAAGATACATTAAGACATCTGGTAACCGATACAATAAATCGCCCTGACTCTAACAAGTTTCTTTACGTGTTAAACCAGATAGATGTTACGGCAAGAGAAGATAACCCTGAAGAAGTGGTTGCCGCGTGGCAACGCGCCCTTGCACAATCAGGCTTAACCGCAGGACGCTTTTATCGGATTTATAACCCCGAAGCCGCAATTCCCATTGAAAACCCAACCGTAAAACAACGCTTTGAAAGTAAACGGGATGAAGACATGGCGGAAATAAACAACCGCATGGAACAAGTTGGTATTGAGCGGACATATCGTATTATCAGTATGTTAGAACAAACCGCGAAAGACATAGAAAATACCCTCATTCCTCAATTACGCCACTGGATTAAACACTGGCGGTCAACCACATTACGCATTGATTTTTGGGTAATGGCCATCTTAGCGATATTAATTACCATCGCTTACGCAACAACCCAACCCGATTTAAGCCTACTACAGGGCTTAAGTACATGGATATGGACAGGGATTTTTAGTACAGGTTTTATTTTATTCCTGCTGTTTCACCTCAAAGTGAGTCGTTGGATTGCTTCCCGAACCTTGAAAAAAATTGAAACCAGCCTACCCGATGACCGCATTCGTGAAGCCTTGCTGAAAGGTTTTAATAAAAATATCTGCCACTTCCGATTGACCAATGAGCCTTATCATTGGAGCATGGGTTTACAGAAAAAATTAGCCAAAGTGTTGGGTGCAACCAATTCTTACGTGCAAAAACTGAATGACCGATTCACCAATCCCTCTGGGCGTACAAAAACTTAA